The Mixophyes fleayi isolate aMixFle1 chromosome 2 unlocalized genomic scaffold, aMixFle1.hap1 SUPER_2_unloc_1, whole genome shotgun sequence nucleotide sequence taccctatattcatcatttcatatctcaggcccccttagtcccctaggctatatagaggggtcataatttaaaggagagtcccagctctttcagggtagcactggaattgtaataaacccaggagagcaagagatatcgacattcatatcgtcctattacgttttaaggccttaccgacaaaactgcacatgctagaggcattttcttgctcttatgggtccaagagtatcccagactctggctttggccttaaactttagcagacaatcccatctttcagggaacattgaaagctaatcaatagcccctccagaatcggagaaaacgaggtttcagccccccacccctgcttccagaaaggtaggcctgaaaagggtggatgggggaacatcattcagttgggcataactctacagtgcaaggccgtagagaagcgaggaaggactccttggaaagaggagggtgggggcttcaagttctctattaggcacctgggcctttggggcccttggaagggccagactcactttaagttgttgaaggttttatgagagctattgcaaggtgctagcgcccttggctcaatgcaatgcccttcctggggacccacaattatgagactggtacagttgaacaggggggactctgaagtgtatgcggtttaaattcggcatcactgacccatttgtaagcggagaaacaccccttgaatattatcaatcacaggcggcataaagccccaggaggcttatacctggataccctatattcatcatctcatatctcaggcccccttagtcctccaggctttatagaggggtcataatttaaaggagagtctcagctctttcagggtaccactggaattgtaataaacccaggagagcaagagatatcgacattcatatcgtcctattacgtcttaaggccttaccgacaaaactgcacatgctagaggcattttcttgctgttatgggtccaagagtatcccagactctggctttggccttaaactttagcagacaatctcagctttcaggggacattgaaagctaatcaatagcccctccagaatcggagaaatcgaggtttcagccacccacccctgcttccagaaaggtaggcctgaaaagggtggatgggggaacatcattcagttgggcataactttgcagtgcaaggccgtagagaagtgaggaaggattccttggaaagaggagggtgggggcttcaagttctctattaggcacctggccctttggggcccttggaagggccagactcactttaggttgttgaaggttttatgagagctattgcaaggtactagcgcccttggctcaatgcagtgcccttcctggggacccacaattatgagactggtacagttgaacaggggggactctgaagtgtatgcggttaaaatttggcatcactgacccatttgtaagcggaaaaacaccccttcaaaattatcaatcacaggcggcataaagccccaggaggcttatacctggataccctatattcatcatctcatatgtcaggcccccttagtcccctaggctatatagaggggtcataatttaaaggagagtctcagcttttcagggtaccactggaattgtaatagacccaggagagcaagagatatcgacattcatattgtcctattacgtcctaaggccttaccgacaaaactgcacatgctagaggcattttcttgctcttatgggtccaagagtatcccagactctggctttggccttaacctttagcagataatctcagctttcaggtgacattgaaagctaatcaatagcccctctagaatcggagaaatcgaggtttcagccctcccacccctgcttccagaaaggtaggcctgaaaagggtggatggggaaacatcattcagttgggcataactctacagtgcaaggccgtagagaagcgaggaaggactccttggaaagaggagggtgggggcttcaagttctctattaggcacctgggcctttggggcccttggaagggccagactcactttaagttgttgaaggttttatgagagctattgcaaggtgctagcgcccttggctcaatgcagtgtccttcctggggacccacaattatgagactggtacagttgaacaggggggactctgaagtgtatgcggtttaaatttggcatcactgacccatttgtaagcggagaaacaccccttcaaaattatcaatcacaggcggcataaagccccaggaggctgatacctggataccctatattcatcatttcatatctcaggcccccttagtcccctaggctatataaaCTAAGAGAACTGGGTCTCtgtaacaaaacaatatttaattatcTAAGAAATTTGAGGAGATTTATTGGTTATAAAACAACAGCCACCAATGTGGCAGCAAATGATCCACCGCTCTTTCAAGCCTGCGTCCATTTTCTCAACGTAACGAATGCAATTTGGAAAAAACTGAGCAAAGGCGTATCAAAGGAAAGGGTCGTCAAAAGGTGAGATCAATAAACATGAATGACATTTAGGTTTTGACTTTATAGTATTCTTGCTACACTAATTTGTGACTTTTCAATTTACTTcatttttaatccacatttttcTTATATGATCTGCAGGTTTAACACATTGACGACAGATTCCTTGCAGCCAGAGGACTGCCGCCGGCTACTGGAGGTTGCAAAACCAGAATTTTTGAATTGCATCCATCGTGCTTCTACTGCTAAAACACTAACTGTCAAACATCAGCTCAACATTCTCTACTACCTGGAGGCTTTGCTCATTCTGAAACATCTGCAAAGACCTGGAGTGGTTGCTAATATGACTGTAAGTACTATTGGATGTTGATGacttaaactttaaaatataaaagtggtCTTTAATGTTGATGTTATATCTTCATATTCCTAGGTTGAGGAATGGCACAAGAGGGTTCCTCACAACTTCACATCGGAGGGAACCTCTGAAAAGCTTGTTGTTGTAGGAGTGAAGCATCACAAAACTGCTACACAAGTGGCCACATTCGCACtcacagaagaagaagaaagggtGTGTTATTAGATCAAAGTTACAGATTGAGTTACTATATGGAGAATTCTTGCTGTACTGATTATTAACAGATCTTTATTTTTCCCTAGTGGTTCGACACTTATTACACCAAAGTTCGACCTTCCATGATAAACGAAGATGCACCCGAGGAAACGTTTTTTATATCGACATCGGGATTGAAAATTTACAATGTTTCTGTCTATCTTCGCCGTTTTCATAATCTGTAAGTGCAGTCTGGTAGATAATAGACGTTCGTACAGTACTAATAGTGCAGTTCATGGCAGCAGTAATGTTCTACCTACACTTTACATTGATGATCTTATTATACACAATGTATAAAGTGGTATTACACATCTACATATGTTTAGTTGCACTATATATAACAATACACAATACAACATACTGTCACCAGCTGCTGATCAGAAACCTGCACATTATCTGCCCCAACACATAACACAGCCCTGTACATAGTGACATTAGCACATACCGAGCAGTCCAGTACAGTCCTTGTAACATACTCGGCACATAATCAGTGGATAATTGGCCTCACTGACTGTCCAGCTTGtagttatatatattagtttattatttgtatttactcTGTGTCAGTGTTGCACTCCCTATGTCACTGCCTGCACACCTTTATTTGTTGTAAACACtaatatatctttctatctaaCACTTCTTAGGCATAAGCTGCCAAATGTGACCAGTCAGATGGCTCGGCAGGCCTGTGAGACTTGGACATTAGCTGAGTACTCCGATATTGAGAAGTGTCTCATCTCCAATTATTTGTCACACAGTATTTTGTCTGCAAACAGTCATTACAGGCAGAATACTTTGCATAATATATGTCATGGCTCAATATTGGTGAGAGATATTGGAAAGCGAAGTGACCCAGAGGAGACCAGACCAAGCAGTTCAAGGTGAGTCCCTTCTGTTTCCTGACATCAGTACATTCTCCATGGCTGCACCTTTTATCTCCTGTGTCTAAATCGCGTTTGTTATAATTCACTATTTCTTCCGTCATTTTCACTATACATCTCCGGTTCTGTTTCCAAACAGGGAAGGTCTTCAAGCCTCTGTAGGGACACCGAGGAAAGACGCCTTCCAGAAGCTGCTGGGAGAGTTCCCTGTAACACTCGAGGGACGTGTGCCAAAGTCACGTGACTGCAGACGCATATCACCGTCACATTGGCATTACTGCAGAAAGCAATGGAGAGACCGGCAGCATAAGATCAGAGTAAAGCATGTGATCAGTAAGTATAACTACAGGACATTATCAGATTTGTAGGTGATTAGCTTCAAACAAATGtacatggtgttgcacatgtgTGCTTGTCTAACCCATTACAACACGTAATACAAActaatgtttagtttttttttattattccacaGGAGCCTTTCCTGCAAGGAGACCATCAGTTACCACCTTGACCCAGTACATTCAGGAAAAGAAATGGAAACATAAGGATACTGAGGTCAATCTCCTGGTAGAGGCCTGGAAGCCAAAGTCGATGAAGCACTGGAAAGACTGTAAGGTCCTTGGAGACGATACCCATTTGCAACATTGGAAAGGACTAAAATGTTCCACAGATGCAGAAAGCAGAGTCAGGAGAGTCACAACACGGAGAGTTTTCTTGAAGGGTGAAGTTATCTGTGACTTACATGGGGACAAAATGAGTGGCAGAGAAGGAAGAATAATGAAAACAACTGAAGAGGGCTctaaggcccttttttttttacaaagacccTAAAGGCAAATCATGGTGCATCAACACAGCATGTTCATGTCACACAGAGCCTCTGTTACACTTCATGCAGAGAAGTCGCAAGAATTTTAATGTTTTCACATCATACTCTAAGAAATTTGGAGTTCTCCTGGTAGCTGCAAAAGACATTCCTGCTAAGCATGAGCTAAAGTATAGTGTTGAAtaataatagtggacattggccaGCTGCCCCATTTGTTCTGATTATTTTGCTCTGTTTGCatatgtttaacatttttattatctgttattgttaataatgtattaaaaaataaagagattttcacCCGAACTGACTTATTCTTTGAGCACATAAACTAAAGTAAAGAATCTTGATATCCCGCAGCTTTTCAGATATTGCAGAGAAACATCACGTTTATTAAAGCTGATATAGTTGTTTAACATACCTGAAAAGATCATATCTGTCCCTGATGAATAatataataggtaaaataatcatgtacgattgtaaaaaaaaatctctctaaaCCATATTTGTGTTTCAGAATATCCTGGGGTGTTGAGACACAAGATGATTGTTGTCAGTTTACACAGGGAGCTGCACCGTTCTATTCTGTGCTATTCTGTCACCCCCCTTCATGGAGAGTTGTTAGGGTGTCCCCGCATAGGCCTGGACCAGGTATGAGTGTCCAGGTGGGTGAGTTTCTAAAGCACCCTGCCAAGCTGTTGGTAAAGGactttgtataataaaatagGGATCTGCACCCTTCCATCACTCTGGCTTTTCACAGATATCTGTGCCAGCATGGCACGATCATGTAATAGGTAAATTTttgatttttatacataaaatcatatcgaaagaatttctttggatgtaaaagaattcatatcattgtatgaattcatatctttgtatgaattcatatatttgtaagaattcatatctttgtatgaattcatatctttgtatgtcctttaccgacagcttggcatggtgttttagatatgttttttatacataaaatcctattgcaacaggatgtaaaagaatgtatatcattgtatgaattcatatctttgtatgaattcatatatttgtaagaattcatatctttgtatgaattcatatctttgtatgtcctttaccgacagcttggcatggtgttttagatatgttttttatacataaaatcctattgcaacaggatgtaaaagaattcatatcattgtatgaattcatatatttgtatgaattcatatatttgtaagaattcatatctttgtatgaattcatatctttgtatgtcctttaccgacagcttggcatggtgttttagatatgtttttttagaCATAAAATCATATCGAACGAATTTCtaaggatgtaaaagaatgcatatcattgtatgaattcatatctttgtatgaattcatatatttgtaagaattcatatctttgtatgaattcatatctttgtatgtcctttaccgacagcttggcatggtgttttagatatgttttttatacataaaatcctattgcaacaggatgtaaaagaatgcatatcattgtatgaattcatatctttgtatgaattcatatatttgtaagaattcatatctttgtatgaattcatatctttgtatgtcctttaccgacagcttggcatggtgttttagatatgttttttatacataaaatcctattgcaacaggatgtaaaagaatttatatcattgtatgaattcatatctttgtatgaattcatatatttgtaagaattcatatctttgtatgaattcatatctttgtatgtcctttaccgacagcttggcatggtgttttagatatgttttttatacataaaatcctattgcaacaggatgtaaaagaattcatatcattgtatgaattcatatctttgtatgaattcatatctttgtatgaattcatatatttgtaagaattcatatctttgtatgaattcatatctttgtatgtcctttaccgacagcttggcatggtgttttagatatgttttttatacataaaatcctattgcaacaggatgtaaaagaatgcatatcattgtatgaattcatatctttgtatgaattcatatctttgtatgtcctttaccgacagcttggcatggtgttttagatatgttgtaCTTTTTTCCTCACTCACGGCCAAGCTGTcccggccaagctgtcggttcccccctccaggccaagctgtcggttcccccctccaggccaagctgtcggttccccctccaggccaagctgtcggtcCGCAGCCCAGGCCAAGCTGTCCGGGCCAAGCTGTCGGTTTTCGGCCCAGGCCAAGCTGTCGCGGCCAAGCTGTCGGTTGGGACTTGGGCCAAACTAGGTAAACGTGCCCAGGTACCTCCCAGACCCCGGGGAACCAGCAGGcatggtccccgcaggccgggggacccccggagcctgtGGCCCCCAGGGGCCAAACTCTGGAAAAGCACCCAGGGACCTCCCAGACCCCGGGGAACCAGCAGGcatggtccccgcaggccgggtccttaccgacaaaactgcacatgctagaggcattttcttgctcttatgggtccaagagtatcccagactctggctttggccttaacctttagcagataatctcagctttcaggggacattgaaagctaatcaatagcccctccagaatcggagaaatcgaggtttcagccctcccacccctgcttccagaaaggtaagcctgaaaagggtggatggggaaacatcattcagttgggcataactctgcagtgcaaggccgtagagaagcgaggaaggactccttggaaagaggagggtgggggcttcaagttctctattaggcacctgggcctttggggcccttggaagggccagactcactttaagttgttgaaggttttatgagagctattgcaaggtgctagcgcccttggctcaatgcagtgtccttcctggggacccacaattatgagactggtacagttgaacaggggggactctgaagtgtatgcggtttaaatttggcatcactgacccatttgtaagcggagaaacaccccttcaaaattatcaatcacaggcggcataaagccccaggaggctgatacctggataccctatattcatcatttcatatctcaggcccccttagtcccctaggctatatagaggggtcataatttaaaggagagtcccagctctttcagggt carries:
- the LOC142109516 gene encoding uncharacterized protein LOC142109516 is translated as MTVEEWHKRVPHNFTSEGTSEKLVVVGVKHHKTATQVATFALTEEEERWFDTYYTKVRPSMINEDAPEETFFISTSGLKIYNVSVYLRRFHNLHKLPNVTSQMARQACETWTLAEYSDIEKCLISNYLSHSILSANSHYRQNTLHNICHGSILVRDIGKRSDPEETRPSSSREGLQASVGTPRKDAFQKLLGEFPVTLEGRVPKSRDCRRISPSHWHYCRKQWRDRQHKIRVKHVIRAFPARRPSVTTLTQYIQEKKWKHKDTEVNLLVEAWKPKSMKHWKDCKVLGDDTHLQHWKGLKCSTDAESRVRRVTTRRVFLKGEVICDLHGDKMSGREGRIMKTTEEGSKALFFLQRP